One segment of Carya illinoinensis cultivar Pawnee chromosome 1, C.illinoinensisPawnee_v1, whole genome shotgun sequence DNA contains the following:
- the LOC122319281 gene encoding uncharacterized protein LOC122319281, whose protein sequence is MSSRKFQKASMVSPSFAEKLGSIMESKETEELQIFAVTAWNIWKRRNEVVFQGHLTHPSSVARHSKQLVEDLHKLSMNKKARVLKQQTNQAWEAPSQGKIKANWDASVDKASGKVGVGVVVRDWNSKVIATLRMEQELFPDPHMAEAYAALQAVMLCNSLGHRDVVLEGDSLLVVEGLKSQSNAPNYVGQIVADTKEILNTFSS, encoded by the coding sequence ATGAGCAGTAGGAAGTTTCAAAAGGCTAGCATGGTTTCCCCTTCTTTTGCAGAGAAACTAGGGAGTATAATGGAATCTAAGGAGACAGAAGAGCTTCAAATATTTGCAGTAACTGCCTGGAACATATGGAAAAGGAGGAATGAAGTGGTCTTCCAGGGGCACCTCACTCATCCTTCTTCAGTAGCAAGACATTCAAAGCAACTGGTAGAAGACTTGCATAAGCTGTCGATGAACAAGAAGGCAAGGGTGCTGAAGCAACAAACCAACCAAGCGTGGGAGGCTCCCTCTCAAGGCAAAATTAAAGCAAACTGGGATGCTTCAGTAGATAAAGCTTCGGGCAAAGTGGGAGTGGGGGTTGTAGTGCGTGACTGGAATAGCAAAGTGATAGCAACATTGCGTATGGAGCAGGAGTTATTCCCTGATCCTCACATGGCAGAAGCCTATGCAGCCCTACAGGCTGTTATGTTATGTAATTCTCTTGGTCATCGGGATGTTGTTCTGGAGGGGGACTCCTTGCTGGTGGTAGAAGGCCTAAAATCACAGTCAAATGCTCCCAACTATGTAGGCCAGATTGTGGCAGACACCAAAGAGATTCTCAACACGTTTAGTTCGTAG
- the LOC122319129 gene encoding uncharacterized protein LOC122319129 translates to MICLSWNCRGLGNPRTIHELLQLVKTKTPHLVFLIETKCSSEKMETIRVRTGFDNYFAVGSVGRSGGLALLWNSSIEVKVDTYTNWHISVHVKLPNSDKSWLLMGFYGHPITAKRSETWQILKALKPAPQDSWLCFGDFNEITCLSEKYGAAIRPYKQVREFRQTLAQCELNDLGFQGDKYTWANNREGSNFTKERLDRVLGNSSWIDKFEDHTVQHLATYSSDHKPLLITLQTRNNRPRKKRIFRYEAKWKTKEGCEALIKRSWEDIRGSMDKIGSTLQRLRSCKTSLKKWSHNQYKKDKAALQSKTELLNHLKDQNEGQYYDEIRAIQKAVDQLLDEENTMWKQRAKQNWLREGDRNTSFFHKCANQRRKYNSITKIRNGAGQEVTSKEGISDEIQNHFKAIFTSSKPNSMQACLESLPCKITTGMTEVLGQEFTEIEVREAIFSMNPFGSHGTDGFPAVFFQDHWSIVGPRVTQAALSALNDSK, encoded by the coding sequence ATGATTTGCTTAAGTTGGAATtgccgggggcttgggaaccctcggacaattCATGAGCTTCTCCAACTGGTGAAGACTAAGACCCCACACCTGGTTTTTCTTATTGAAACCAAGTGCTCTAGTGAAAAGATGGAAACAATCAGAGTCAGAACGGGTTTTGATAACTATTTTGCAGTAGGTAGTGTTGGAAGAAGTGGTGGTTTGGCCCTCTTGTGGAACTCTAGCATAGAGGTGAAGGTGGATACCTACACTAACTGGCACATTTCAGTTCATGTAAAACTGCCAAATAGTGATAAGTCATGGCTACTAATGGGGTTCTATGGTCATCCTATTACTGCTAAGAGGTCTGAAACGTGGCAAATACTTAAAGCATTAAAACCAGCACCACAAGACTCGTGGTTGtgttttggtgattttaatgaaataacttGCTTAAGTGAAAAATATGGGGCAGCTATAAGACCATATAAGCAAGTTAGGGAATTCAGACAAACCCTAGCACAATGTGAGCTAAATGACTTAGGTTTTCAGGGGGATAAGTATACCTGGGCAAATAATAGAGAGGGAAGCAATTTCACCAAGGAAAGACTTGATAGAGTACTTGGGAACTCCTCCTGGATTGACAAGTTCGAAGACCACACAGTGCAGCACCTAGCTACTTACTCATCAGATCACAAGCCTCTATTGATAACCTTGCAAACAAGAAATAACAGGCcaaggaaaaaaagaattttcagATATGAAGCCAAATGGAAAACAAAGGAAGGCTGTGAAGCTCTCATCAAAAGATCCTGGGAGGATATCCGAGGGTCTATGGACAAAATTGGAAGTACATTGCAAAGGTTGAGAAGCTGCAAAACCAGTCTAAAGAAGTGGAGCCATAACCAATACAAGAAAGACAAAGCAGCCCTACAGTCAAAAACTGAGTTGCTAAACCACCTAAAAGACCAGAACGAAGGCCAGTATTATGATGAGATCAGAGCTATTCAGAAGGCAGTGGACCAGTTACTAGATGAGGAAAATACAatgtggaaacaaagagcaaaacaGAATTGGCTTAGGGAAGGTGATAGAAATACTTCTTTTTTTCACAAGTGTGCAAATCAGAGGAGAAAGTACAACTCCATCACCAAGATCCGAAATGGGGCAGGGCAGGAGGTAACTAGTAAGGAAGGCATAAGTGATGAGATACAAAATCATTTCAAAGCAATCTTCACCTCTTCTAAACCAAATAGCATGCAAGCTTGCCTGGAATCACTTCCTTGCAAAATTACTACTGGAATGACAGAAGTGCTAGGCCAGGAATTTACAGAAATTGAGGTTAGGGAGGCCATATTCAGTATGAATCCTTTTGGCTCCCATGGGACAGATGGGTTTCCAGCAGTGTTTTTCCAAGATCATTGGTCGATAGTGGGTCCAAGAGTTACACAAGCAGCTCTCTCAGCCCTGAATGATAGCAAGTAG